In Salinirussus salinus, the following proteins share a genomic window:
- the carA gene encoding glutamine-hydrolyzing carbamoyl-phosphate synthase small subunit, with protein sequence MSDAYIAIEGERVVEARARSPGTTRGELVFTTAYTGYEESLTDPSYREQVLTFSYPLIGNYGVREERFESDSVQPSAVVAREMTDDVAEWLREEGVPGVDHLDTREIVTEIRDEGAMKCGVAAGPDVTEEDALEQLRQCKHMSEHRDIGKQVSVDEAEVHNPEGEGERVALVDCGAKGSITDSLVERDAVVHRLPYDATVDDVAAVDPDLLFISNGPGDPENFEQAGEVVEEYVGDLPLAGICLGQQVVANALGGSTEKMEFGHRGVNQPVRDLRTDRVVMTTQNHGYTVADPGEQLDVTQVNVNDDTPEGLENDDLGIITRQYHPEANPGPNDSLDFFDDVLELADGES encoded by the coding sequence GCTACGAGGAGAGCCTGACCGACCCCAGCTACCGGGAGCAGGTGCTGACCTTCTCCTACCCCCTGATCGGCAACTACGGCGTCCGCGAGGAGCGGTTCGAGTCCGACAGCGTCCAGCCCAGCGCCGTCGTCGCCCGCGAGATGACCGACGACGTCGCCGAGTGGCTCCGCGAGGAGGGCGTGCCGGGCGTCGACCACCTCGACACCCGCGAGATCGTCACCGAGATCCGCGACGAGGGGGCGATGAAGTGTGGCGTCGCGGCCGGGCCGGACGTCACCGAGGAGGACGCGCTGGAGCAGCTCCGGCAGTGCAAGCACATGTCCGAACACCGCGACATCGGCAAGCAGGTCTCCGTCGACGAGGCGGAGGTCCACAACCCCGAGGGCGAGGGGGAGCGGGTCGCGCTGGTCGACTGCGGCGCCAAGGGGTCGATCACCGACTCGCTGGTCGAGCGGGACGCGGTCGTCCACCGGCTTCCCTACGATGCGACCGTCGACGACGTGGCCGCCGTCGACCCGGACCTCCTGTTCATCTCGAACGGGCCGGGCGACCCGGAGAACTTCGAGCAGGCCGGCGAGGTCGTCGAGGAGTACGTCGGGGACCTGCCGCTCGCGGGCATCTGCCTGGGCCAGCAGGTCGTCGCCAACGCTCTGGGTGGGTCCACGGAGAAGATGGAGTTCGGCCACCGCGGGGTCAACCAGCCCGTTCGCGACCTGCGGACCGACCGCGTCGTGATGACGACACAGAACCACGGCTACACCGTCGCCGACCCCGGCGAGCAACTGGACGTCACGCAGGTCAACGTCAACGATGACACCCCGGAGGGACTCGAAAACGACGACCTGGGGATCATCACCCGGCAGTACCACCCCGAGGCAAACCCCGGGCCCAACGACTCGCTGGACTTCTTCGACGACGTGCTCGAACTCGCGGACGGCGAGAGCTGA